In one Planctomycetaceae bacterium genomic region, the following are encoded:
- the csrA gene encoding carbon storage regulator CsrA: MLVLTRKTNEVICIGDKVQVEVLEVRGNKVRIGVRAPRDVLVLRKEVTDKLHDPRPDTPAITRLRDPEPLTTPG; encoded by the coding sequence ATGCTGGTCCTCACACGCAAGACGAACGAAGTCATCTGCATTGGTGATAAGGTTCAGGTGGAAGTTCTGGAGGTCCGCGGCAACAAGGTGCGGATCGGCGTGCGTGCCCCGCGTGATGTCCTGGTGCTGAGAAAAGAAGTGACCGACAAACTCCACGACCCACGGCCTGACACGCCGGCAATAACCAGACTCCGCGACCCGGAACCCCTGAC